The proteins below are encoded in one region of Fimbriimonadaceae bacterium:
- a CDS encoding N(4)-(beta-N-acetylglucosaminyl)-L-asparaginase, producing MRTIVATWKEPGRVAIEAARDRARPGSLLADCLEAGLAAAEDDPSLLAIGRGSFPNSDGELELDASIMDGRDLRAGAVCAMRGVLPAITVARWVMERTPHIMLAGDQARRFAIEQGLQPQNLMTEESVRRYNEWRESPGVEDEYVHSTHDTVTMLGLEQPGHLVAASSTSGWSFKMPGRVGDSPIFGAGIYADDELGAAGATGWGEELWKACSAFRTAQAMGRGLSPQEACEETVAHLLRRQPESRLRPCVVLALGLDGSFGAATTNGEFELWVWHEGSDPEMKVYRASGS from the coding sequence ATGCGCACGATCGTCGCGACTTGGAAGGAGCCGGGACGGGTGGCGATCGAAGCCGCCCGCGACCGCGCCCGGCCCGGGTCGCTCTTGGCCGACTGCCTGGAGGCGGGCCTGGCCGCCGCCGAAGACGACCCGAGCCTGCTCGCGATCGGTCGGGGATCGTTCCCGAACAGCGACGGGGAACTGGAACTTGACGCCAGCATCATGGACGGCCGCGACCTGCGGGCCGGCGCCGTCTGCGCGATGCGGGGCGTGCTCCCCGCCATTACGGTCGCCCGTTGGGTCATGGAGCGCACACCCCACATCATGCTGGCCGGGGACCAAGCCCGGCGCTTCGCCATCGAACAAGGGCTGCAACCCCAGAACCTGATGACGGAGGAGAGCGTGCGCCGCTATAACGAATGGCGGGAGAGCCCGGGGGTCGAGGACGAATACGTCCACAGCACCCACGACACCGTCACGATGCTCGGGTTGGAACAGCCGGGCCACCTCGTGGCGGCAAGCTCCACAAGCGGCTGGTCGTTCAAGATGCCGGGCCGGGTGGGAGACTCGCCCATCTTTGGGGCGGGGATTTATGCCGACGACGAACTGGGCGCGGCCGGGGCCACCGGTTGGGGAGAGGAGCTTTGGAAGGCCTGCTCCGCTTTCCGCACGGCCCAGGCGATGGGCCGGGGCCTCAGCCCGCAAGAAGCCTGTGAAGAGACCGTCGCCCACCTCCTGCGACGCCAACCGGAAAGCCGCTTGCGGCCCTGCGTCGTGCTCGCCCTCGGCCTGGACGGCAGCTTCGGCGCCGCCACGACGAACGGCGAGTTCGAACTCTGGGTGTGGCACGAGGGCAGCGACCCCGAGATGAAGGTCTACCGGGCTTCCGGTTCTTGA
- a CDS encoding tetratricopeptide repeat protein, translating to MAFPNPLYQVVEDTVLAATEAHRQGRFAEAEAQYRAALDTAPGHARATQYLGVLLLQTGRVDEGLSHLESALVATPDDPELLLNLGNAYRESNLLDKAERVLRRAVLSANTWGLAHMNLGSTLLALGDVTGAQGHLRQAVALDPQNMDARSSLILSCLYRDETAAESEQIARATWPSSPPERPRREDRELRTIGYVSGDLGEHPVGFFLEPVLRAHDRDRYRIVLFANQTNRDAQTATLSWLADDTVSVVTVSDERFAEVVAEARVDALIDLSGHTAKSRLSVFARRVAPVQFTWLGFSGTTGLAAFDGILADTVVAPPGSEPQYAEPVRRLSHSFTCVPFERFVAPEHIAPVTMNGAVTFGCFNNIAKLSQRVIRLWAKILGECRGSRLVLKCPAYANESARRRVMDALREECVHPSRVAFMGPTSREDHLAAFGEIDVMLDSLPYTGATTTVESLAMGVPVVTRAGTLYSQRMSASILTTAGLAEWVAQDDQGYIDVALKLAAEAMAGGFDRQALRDRVEHSPLGDAHTFARAIEGLCELAWKEAPVR from the coding sequence ATGGCCTTCCCGAACCCGCTTTACCAAGTGGTCGAGGACACGGTCCTCGCTGCCACCGAAGCCCACCGACAAGGTCGGTTCGCGGAAGCCGAGGCCCAATACCGAGCTGCCCTCGACACGGCCCCCGGCCACGCCCGGGCCACCCAGTACCTCGGAGTCTTGCTGCTCCAGACCGGCCGCGTCGACGAAGGGCTCTCGCACCTGGAGAGCGCCCTCGTCGCCACGCCGGACGACCCGGAACTGCTCCTGAACTTGGGCAACGCCTATCGCGAGTCCAACCTGCTCGACAAGGCCGAACGCGTCTTGCGCCGGGCTGTCCTGAGCGCGAACACCTGGGGGCTGGCGCACATGAATCTGGGAAGCACCTTGCTGGCCTTGGGCGACGTGACCGGAGCGCAGGGCCATCTGCGCCAAGCGGTCGCGCTCGACCCCCAGAACATGGACGCCCGGTCCAGCCTCATCCTTTCTTGCCTTTACCGCGACGAGACTGCGGCGGAATCGGAGCAGATCGCCAGGGCGACTTGGCCCTCGAGCCCGCCCGAGCGGCCCCGACGAGAAGACCGCGAGCTCCGCACGATCGGATACGTCAGCGGCGACTTGGGCGAGCACCCGGTCGGGTTCTTCCTGGAGCCGGTGCTCCGCGCCCATGACCGCGACCGGTACCGCATCGTTCTCTTCGCGAACCAAACCAACCGCGACGCCCAGACCGCGACCCTCAGCTGGCTCGCCGACGACACGGTTTCGGTCGTGACCGTCTCTGACGAGCGCTTTGCCGAGGTGGTCGCGGAGGCCCGTGTGGACGCCCTCATCGACCTTTCCGGCCACACCGCCAAGAGCCGCCTGAGCGTCTTTGCGCGTCGAGTCGCCCCTGTCCAGTTCACCTGGCTCGGGTTCTCGGGGACAACGGGCCTCGCCGCCTTCGACGGCATCCTGGCCGACACGGTCGTGGCTCCTCCCGGTTCGGAGCCGCAGTACGCCGAGCCGGTCCGACGTTTATCGCACAGCTTCACCTGCGTGCCATTCGAGCGGTTCGTCGCGCCCGAGCACATCGCCCCCGTGACGATGAACGGCGCGGTCACGTTTGGCTGCTTCAATAACATTGCGAAGCTCAGCCAGCGCGTCATCCGGCTCTGGGCCAAGATCCTGGGCGAGTGCCGCGGTTCGCGGCTTGTCCTGAAGTGTCCGGCCTACGCGAACGAGTCCGCCCGCCGCAGGGTCATGGACGCGCTGCGCGAAGAGTGCGTGCACCCGAGCCGCGTCGCCTTCATGGGGCCGACCAGCCGCGAAGACCATCTGGCCGCCTTTGGCGAGATCGACGTCATGTTGGACTCGCTGCCCTATACGGGTGCGACCACGACGGTCGAGTCGCTGGCCATGGGCGTTCCCGTGGTCACCCGGGCAGGCACGCTCTATAGCCAGCGGATGTCCGCCTCGATCCTGACCACGGCCGGCCTGGCTGAATGGGTCGCCCAGGACGATCAGGGCTATATCGACGTCGCCCTCAAGCTCGCGGCCGAGGCGATGGCTGGTGGGTTCGACCGCCAAGCCTTGCGCGACCGCGTCGAGCACTCGCCCCTGGGCGACGCCCACACGTTCGCCAGGGCGATCGAGGGGCTGTGCGAACTCGCCTGGAAGGAGGCGCCCGTCCGATGA
- a CDS encoding DUF1698 domain-containing protein, which yields MAQRAYDLQANVDSFPFWYHKIELPGGVVTPGWAPLEPAAYRIPADMTGMRVLDVGAWDGYWTFEALKRGARQVVAIDDFSDYLGSLENKDRRAWETFDLCRDALGYGKDRCERIEMSVYEVTEERLGRFDCVFFFGTLYHLRHPLLALDFLSLVCDREMFVETAILDDFSPYQGGLHRGYPGAQPVIEFYPNNEYGNNSTNWWAPSLACLGLMVMSSGFDEVDVWKLSMVPQALPECRGFAHGRKLQPGQ from the coding sequence ATGGCCCAACGCGCCTACGATTTACAGGCAAACGTCGACAGCTTCCCGTTCTGGTACCACAAGATCGAGTTGCCGGGCGGAGTCGTGACCCCCGGTTGGGCGCCGCTGGAACCCGCCGCCTATCGCATTCCGGCGGACATGACGGGCATGCGCGTGCTGGACGTAGGCGCATGGGACGGCTATTGGACCTTCGAAGCCTTGAAACGCGGCGCGAGGCAGGTCGTGGCGATCGACGACTTCAGCGACTACCTCGGCTCGCTCGAGAACAAGGACCGCCGCGCCTGGGAGACCTTCGACCTCTGCCGCGACGCCCTGGGCTATGGCAAGGACCGCTGCGAGCGGATCGAGATGTCCGTCTACGAGGTCACCGAGGAGCGGCTTGGCCGGTTCGACTGCGTGTTCTTCTTCGGCACGCTCTACCACCTGCGCCACCCCCTGCTCGCGCTGGACTTCCTCTCGCTGGTCTGCGACCGGGAGATGTTCGTCGAGACCGCGATCCTGGACGATTTCAGCCCTTACCAAGGCGGCCTGCACCGGGGCTATCCCGGCGCCCAGCCCGTCATCGAGTTCTATCCGAACAACGAGTACGGCAACAACAGCACGAACTGGTGGGCGCCCTCCCTCGCCTGCCTCGGCCTGATGGTCATGTCGAGCGGCTTCGACGAAGTCGACGTCTGGAAGCTGAGCATGGTGCCGCAAGCCCTGCCTGAGTGCCGGGGATTCGCCCACGGGCGCAAGCTGCAGCCCGGCCAGTGA
- a CDS encoding aldo/keto reductase, producing the protein MERRRLGRTGLEVTALGFGTSEIGFMMEPGADCGPLLNQALDDGLNVIDTAECYRDAEEKIGKAVSHRRDEFHLFTKTGHAAGLDGEDWSPKMMAEGIERSLRLLKTDRVDLVQLHSCSLDVLKQGDVIEVVQRAKDQGKSRFIGYSGDGEAAKWAAESGVFDTIQLSLSVCDQEAIDLVLPVTQANDLGVIVKRPVANAVWASPEPPESAYRKPYWDRLQKLAYPWAYRPEAAGTALRFTLFTPGVTTAIVGTTKPSRWRENAALLAQGPLPESEYHAVRSRWAEVAGADWVGLT; encoded by the coding sequence ATGGAAAGGAGACGGCTCGGGCGGACCGGCCTGGAAGTGACGGCGCTCGGCTTCGGCACGAGCGAGATCGGGTTCATGATGGAGCCCGGCGCGGACTGTGGCCCCCTGCTCAACCAAGCGCTCGACGACGGCCTGAACGTCATCGACACGGCCGAGTGCTATCGGGACGCCGAGGAGAAGATCGGAAAGGCGGTCTCGCACCGCCGCGACGAGTTCCACCTCTTCACCAAGACCGGCCACGCGGCTGGCTTGGACGGCGAGGACTGGTCGCCCAAGATGATGGCCGAGGGGATCGAACGCTCCCTGCGGCTCCTCAAGACCGACCGGGTCGACCTCGTCCAGCTCCACTCGTGCTCGCTCGACGTCCTCAAGCAAGGCGACGTGATCGAGGTCGTCCAGCGCGCAAAAGATCAGGGCAAGAGCCGGTTCATCGGCTATAGCGGCGACGGGGAGGCGGCCAAGTGGGCGGCCGAGAGCGGCGTCTTCGACACGATCCAGCTTTCCCTTAGCGTTTGCGACCAGGAGGCGATCGACCTCGTCTTGCCTGTGACTCAGGCGAACGACCTCGGCGTCATCGTGAAGCGGCCCGTCGCGAACGCGGTCTGGGCAAGCCCCGAACCGCCGGAAAGCGCCTACCGCAAACCCTATTGGGACCGCCTGCAGAAGCTGGCCTACCCTTGGGCGTATCGGCCAGAAGCGGCGGGGACCGCCTTGCGCTTCACCCTCTTCACGCCCGGCGTCACCACCGCGATCGTCGGAACGACGAAGCCGAGCCGCTGGCGCGAGAACGCCGCGCTCCTCGCCCAAGGGCCCCTGCCGGAAAGCGAGTACCACGCCGTCCGGTCACGCTGGGCCGAGGTCGCCGGCGCGGACTGGGTCGGGTTGACCTGA
- a CDS encoding tetratricopeptide repeat protein has protein sequence MRFDYRKAYESGQYQAVEEALWGLSEDADALHVLGLSRFARGQFPEAVEALSRAFSADPTNLEVRTNLAIALRRAGSGEAARELLLEVEAASPRDARYWNALAALYLDGSAWLPAREALEQAVSVQPDHPEANANLAIAALALGDWSSASQGARAATALAPESATAWTVLGRVHFAAGEVEEGLRCLELAHQLDPDSGEAASYLLLRAAASPDWSPERLRALAEKVRPAERPRPPSARRGGLKVGFVSGDLLRHPVGLFLLPVLRHAAAGVEVVSYANQARSDEVTDELRTYAHQWRDIWRRGPQEVSALIEADGIDVLVDLSGHSSGNRLDVFALRPAPLQVAWLGYSGTTGLSAMDFVLLDPTVAAGDVRGHYTESILKLPHSLFCMPKPGDAPPPNPGGEGPPRFGVFNNPAKFSQGCGQAWGEVLRRVEHSRLLIKGPHFHDPGLARRFKARLRRLGVDPSRVDLEGYTDRADHWRSIQSVDVALDTFPYGGATTTTDCLWAGVPVVTLIGDRYTSRMGASIVRAAGHPEWVAEDDADYVNKAGDLVADRRKLAATRLALPEEVASSPLADEAGFAAAFWGLVQELAGRDQAA, from the coding sequence ATGAGGTTCGACTACCGCAAAGCCTACGAGTCGGGGCAGTACCAAGCGGTCGAAGAGGCGCTCTGGGGCCTATCAGAGGATGCGGACGCCCTCCACGTCTTGGGGCTCTCACGCTTCGCCCGGGGCCAGTTCCCGGAGGCGGTGGAAGCGTTGAGCCGCGCCTTCAGCGCCGATCCCACTAACCTGGAAGTCCGCACGAACCTTGCCATCGCCTTGCGCCGGGCGGGTTCGGGAGAGGCCGCCCGCGAACTCCTGCTCGAGGTCGAGGCAGCCTCTCCGCGCGACGCCCGGTATTGGAACGCGCTTGCGGCCCTTTACCTGGACGGGTCCGCGTGGCTCCCGGCCCGAGAGGCACTGGAGCAGGCGGTGTCGGTCCAACCCGACCATCCGGAGGCGAACGCCAATCTGGCGATTGCGGCCCTGGCCCTCGGGGACTGGTCGAGCGCCTCGCAGGGAGCGCGGGCGGCGACGGCCCTCGCCCCCGAGTCCGCGACGGCTTGGACCGTCCTCGGGCGCGTCCATTTTGCCGCTGGCGAGGTCGAGGAAGGCTTGCGTTGCCTGGAGCTGGCCCACCAACTTGACCCGGACTCCGGCGAGGCGGCGAGCTACCTCTTGCTTCGGGCTGCGGCCTCACCGGACTGGTCGCCCGAGCGCCTCCGCGCCCTTGCCGAAAAGGTTCGGCCGGCCGAGCGCCCGCGTCCCCCTTCCGCTCGCCGCGGCGGTCTTAAGGTCGGCTTTGTCTCCGGCGACCTTCTCCGGCACCCGGTCGGCCTCTTTCTGTTGCCTGTCCTGCGGCACGCAGCGGCGGGAGTCGAGGTCGTCTCCTACGCGAACCAGGCGCGGTCCGACGAGGTCACCGACGAGCTCCGCACCTACGCCCACCAGTGGCGCGACATCTGGCGCCGAGGGCCGCAGGAGGTCTCCGCGCTGATCGAGGCGGACGGGATCGACGTCCTGGTCGACCTATCGGGACATTCGAGCGGCAACCGTCTGGACGTCTTCGCTTTACGGCCCGCCCCCCTCCAGGTGGCGTGGCTCGGCTATTCCGGGACGACCGGTCTCTCGGCGATGGACTTCGTCCTCTTGGATCCGACCGTCGCCGCTGGCGACGTCCGTGGACACTACACGGAATCGATCTTGAAGCTGCCGCACAGCCTCTTTTGCATGCCGAAGCCGGGCGACGCCCCTCCTCCCAACCCGGGTGGCGAAGGGCCGCCAAGGTTCGGGGTTTTCAACAACCCCGCGAAATTCAGCCAGGGATGCGGACAGGCTTGGGGCGAGGTCTTGCGCAGGGTCGAGCACTCGCGGCTGCTCATCAAAGGCCCGCACTTCCATGACCCAGGACTGGCGCGGCGCTTCAAGGCGCGTCTCCGGCGGCTTGGAGTCGATCCTTCGCGCGTCGACTTGGAGGGCTACACCGACCGGGCCGATCATTGGCGGTCGATCCAGTCGGTGGACGTCGCTCTGGATACGTTCCCCTATGGCGGGGCGACGACCACCACCGACTGTCTTTGGGCCGGCGTGCCGGTCGTGACCCTGATCGGCGATCGTTACACCTCCAGGATGGGGGCCAGTATCGTTCGCGCGGCGGGCCATCCGGAATGGGTGGCGGAAGACGACGCCGACTATGTCAATAAGGCAGGGGATCTCGTGGCAGACCGCAGAAAGCTTGCGGCCACACGCCTTGCGCTTCCCGAGGAAGTCGCCTCCTCGCCCTTGGCAGACGAAGCCGGCTTCGCGGCGGCTTTCTGGGGCCTTGTGCAAGAACTCGCGGGCCGCGACCAAGCAGCCTAG
- a CDS encoding tetratricopeptide repeat protein gives MSSLRRRLAHQRSHGQTDHRALFQIATAAHLEGRLAEAEAGYLRILSAEPNHAKASQYLGALLFQTGRETDGTNLLEAAVESHPDDAEALTNLANVYRMQARYAEAVALLERAVRIEPGLPAVHINLAPCLRSLGRLDEALAAGHEAVRLQPDSPSAHNALASCLLWAGFVEEAVAHLDETLRLAPDFAEASQVRLFALLNSGEWTAERIAEEARTYGARFRPVPASVPDRPLKSVAFLSGDFRRHPVGLFLAPMLEQMGMGLRIVALSTGQVQDEVTERIAAACDAWHDVRSLRTADLVALARSEGVDVLVDLAGYTGDNRADAVAARMAPVQVSWLGYSGSTGLPTMDWVFADDTVVPPGHEGQYTERVFRLPSFLSFDPASVPGEATEPPMVREGCVTFGSFNSCTKIGPAAIHLWAETLRAVPGSRILLKDQRFSSGIAMERVLGEFQSAGIGRERVDFLPGLSFEKHLEAFSKIDVALDTTPYGGATTTLEALAMGVPVVSLTGDRYVSLMSASILERAGCGEWVSDSPAGYVETAKGLVADAARLSEVRCGLRRRLCACPLTDIASYAASFEAALKTVWTESRTQETHG, from the coding sequence ATGAGCAGCCTCCGGCGGCGGCTCGCCCACCAAAGGTCGCACGGCCAGACCGACCACCGCGCCCTGTTCCAAATCGCCACGGCCGCCCACCTCGAGGGGCGGCTGGCCGAAGCAGAGGCCGGCTACCTCCGAATCCTTTCGGCCGAGCCGAACCACGCCAAGGCGAGCCAGTACCTTGGGGCGCTTCTCTTCCAGACCGGGCGGGAGACGGACGGCACCAATCTTCTGGAGGCTGCCGTCGAGTCGCACCCGGACGACGCAGAGGCGCTCACCAACCTGGCTAACGTCTACCGCATGCAGGCGAGGTATGCCGAAGCGGTCGCGCTCCTCGAGCGTGCCGTGCGGATCGAGCCGGGCCTTCCTGCCGTCCACATCAATCTCGCGCCGTGCCTGCGCTCCCTGGGGCGCCTGGACGAGGCTCTCGCCGCGGGGCACGAGGCGGTCCGCCTCCAGCCCGATTCGCCTTCGGCCCACAACGCCTTGGCCAGCTGCCTACTTTGGGCCGGGTTCGTGGAAGAAGCGGTGGCACACCTGGACGAGACCCTGCGTCTCGCTCCGGACTTCGCCGAGGCCTCGCAGGTGCGGCTCTTCGCCCTCCTGAACAGCGGGGAATGGACGGCCGAGCGCATCGCCGAAGAAGCCCGCACCTATGGGGCGCGGTTCCGCCCCGTGCCCGCCTCCGTGCCAGACCGACCGCTGAAGTCGGTCGCGTTTCTCTCCGGCGATTTCCGCCGCCATCCCGTGGGGCTCTTCCTCGCCCCGATGCTGGAACAGATGGGCATGGGTCTGCGCATCGTCGCCCTTTCTACCGGGCAGGTCCAGGACGAAGTGACGGAACGGATCGCCGCCGCGTGTGACGCGTGGCACGATGTCCGCTCCTTGCGGACGGCCGATCTGGTCGCGCTGGCCCGGTCCGAGGGCGTCGACGTCCTCGTCGACCTCGCCGGTTACACCGGCGACAACCGTGCCGACGCGGTCGCCGCTCGGATGGCCCCGGTCCAAGTCTCTTGGCTCGGCTACTCCGGCTCGACCGGGCTTCCGACGATGGACTGGGTGTTCGCGGACGACACGGTCGTGCCTCCGGGCCATGAAGGACAGTACACCGAGCGCGTCTTCCGTCTTCCCAGCTTCCTCAGCTTCGACCCCGCCTCCGTGCCCGGCGAGGCCACCGAGCCGCCCATGGTGCGCGAAGGGTGCGTCACGTTTGGATCGTTCAACAGCTGCACGAAGATCGGCCCCGCGGCGATCCACCTGTGGGCGGAGACTTTGCGCGCCGTCCCCGGATCGCGGATCCTTTTGAAAGACCAGCGCTTCTCGTCCGGGATCGCCATGGAGCGGGTCTTGGGCGAGTTCCAGTCCGCCGGTATCGGGCGCGAGCGGGTGGACTTCCTCCCGGGACTCTCGTTCGAAAAGCACCTGGAGGCGTTCTCCAAGATCGACGTCGCCCTGGACACGACCCCTTATGGCGGCGCGACCACGACGCTCGAGGCGCTCGCGATGGGCGTGCCCGTCGTCTCCCTCACGGGTGATCGGTATGTAAGCCTCATGTCCGCTTCGATCCTCGAGCGGGCCGGTTGCGGGGAGTGGGTCTCCGACTCTCCCGCCGGGTATGTCGAGACGGCGAAAGGCCTGGTCGCGGACGCCGCCCGACTCAGCGAGGTCCGGTGCGGCCTTAGGCGGCGCCTGTGCGCCTGCCCCCTCACGGACATCGCTTCCTATGCGGCCTCTTTCGAAGCCGCCCTCAAGACGGTTTGGACCGAATCCCGCACCCAGGAAACCCATGGATAA
- a CDS encoding tetratricopeptide repeat protein, which yields MDKLAKRAMKAVGPRQAPPSLVEKGLARLQAGDALGASGFLSQAVEADPNDARALRLLGTAALHLGRPDQARHLLSRSVEIDPDSFDAYCNLGSAYMALQQPRESLGACDRALELNPDSPDAHYNTGNVHLALGDSASAVGCYRRALSLRPGWPVALINLGVALMGLGRYGDALGVLDEGIGLAPAHPKAHLNRGAALRMLGRIEEAQAAFQQAERLDPSYLGAKTNLSGLYRDIGDIAAATLYAEAAVNLDPTDPEALNARGNARLMQGDSEGALADFRTARDKAADRPDYGSNLVLATHYSSEVDGARVAREAIRWATRHTPRFQQAPPARGPIRRIGFVSGDFCEHPVGLFFEPLLNHLARRYEVVLFGNEVVQDRRTERLRAATSLWSDLTGLNAADAADVVRSEEIDVLIDLSGHTRSGRLDLFALRPAPMQFTWLGFSGTTGMSQFDGILVDRHLVPFDQENDYSEPVLRLPDSFLCAPNFADYPWEGAAPSPEGPVVFGCLNSPAKASEPYVQAVAQIVGAVPDAKLRLKNTFFGDALVASRFLALFERHGIGPERIEVVGKLARPEHWRALAAIDVALDPFPYNGATTTVECLTAGLPLVTLSGDRYSARMGASLLAAAGLSGTAVETVEDYIASAVSLGRDVAQVRTGREERRHAFLASPLHDDARFSAGFIDVLEEAWTGLATQAA from the coding sequence ATGGATAAGTTGGCAAAGCGCGCAATGAAGGCGGTCGGCCCGCGACAGGCCCCTCCCTCCCTCGTCGAGAAAGGGCTTGCCCGGCTCCAGGCCGGAGACGCCCTTGGGGCCTCCGGCTTCCTCAGCCAAGCCGTCGAGGCGGATCCGAACGACGCGCGGGCGCTGCGGCTCCTCGGCACCGCCGCCTTGCACCTCGGGCGGCCCGACCAGGCCCGCCACCTGCTTTCGCGGTCCGTCGAGATCGACCCGGACAGCTTTGACGCCTACTGCAACCTGGGGAGTGCCTACATGGCCCTCCAGCAGCCGCGCGAATCGCTCGGCGCGTGCGACCGCGCCCTTGAACTGAACCCCGACTCTCCGGACGCGCACTACAACACGGGCAACGTCCACCTTGCCCTGGGCGATTCGGCAAGCGCGGTCGGCTGCTACCGCCGGGCGCTCAGTCTTCGGCCGGGTTGGCCCGTCGCGCTCATCAACCTGGGCGTCGCGCTCATGGGGCTTGGCCGCTATGGCGACGCCCTGGGTGTCCTCGACGAGGGCATCGGACTCGCTCCCGCCCACCCGAAGGCTCACCTGAACCGGGGGGCGGCGCTACGCATGCTCGGCCGGATCGAAGAGGCGCAGGCCGCATTCCAACAAGCCGAACGGCTTGACCCAAGTTATCTTGGTGCGAAGACGAACCTCTCCGGCCTCTACCGGGACATCGGCGACATCGCGGCCGCGACCCTCTATGCCGAGGCCGCCGTGAACCTGGATCCGACCGACCCCGAGGCGTTGAACGCCCGCGGGAACGCGCGGCTCATGCAAGGCGACTCGGAAGGGGCCTTGGCTGACTTCCGCACCGCGCGCGACAAGGCTGCGGACCGGCCCGACTACGGCAGCAACCTTGTGCTCGCCACCCACTACTCGTCCGAGGTTGACGGGGCGCGGGTCGCCCGCGAGGCGATCCGCTGGGCTACGCGGCACACCCCGCGCTTCCAGCAAGCCCCTCCTGCACGCGGGCCGATACGGCGCATCGGGTTCGTTTCCGGCGACTTCTGCGAACACCCGGTCGGGCTCTTCTTCGAGCCACTCTTGAACCACCTCGCGCGACGCTACGAGGTCGTCCTCTTTGGGAACGAAGTGGTCCAAGACCGCCGCACGGAGCGGCTACGGGCGGCCACCAGTCTTTGGTCGGACCTGACCGGTCTCAACGCGGCAGACGCGGCCGACGTCGTCCGCTCGGAGGAGATCGACGTCCTCATCGACCTGAGCGGCCACACCCGTTCGGGACGGCTCGACCTTTTCGCCTTGCGCCCCGCACCGATGCAGTTCACTTGGCTCGGTTTCTCGGGCACGACTGGCATGAGCCAGTTCGACGGCATCCTGGTCGACCGGCACCTGGTGCCTTTCGACCAAGAGAACGACTACAGCGAGCCGGTCTTGCGCTTGCCGGACAGCTTCCTTTGCGCCCCGAACTTCGCCGACTATCCGTGGGAAGGCGCCGCGCCTTCGCCGGAAGGGCCGGTGGTCTTTGGCTGTCTGAACTCCCCTGCAAAGGCGTCCGAACCGTACGTGCAGGCGGTGGCCCAGATCGTTGGGGCCGTGCCGGACGCAAAGCTCCGACTGAAGAACACGTTCTTTGGCGACGCCCTGGTAGCCTCCCGGTTCCTCGCGCTCTTCGAGCGTCACGGCATTGGGCCGGAGCGGATCGAAGTCGTCGGCAAACTGGCCCGGCCCGAGCACTGGCGAGCCTTGGCCGCGATCGATGTGGCGCTCGACCCTTTCCCCTATAACGGCGCGACGACAACGGTCGAGTGCTTGACCGCCGGGCTTCCACTGGTCACCCTTTCCGGCGACCGGTACTCGGCTCGTATGGGCGCGAGCCTGCTCGCGGCGGCGGGTCTATCGGGAACGGCCGTCGAAACAGTCGAGGACTATATCGCGAGCGCCGTCTCGCTCGGCAGGGACGTGGCGCAGGTACGGACCGGTCGCGAGGAGCGCCGCCACGCCTTTTTGGCCTCGCCGCTCCACGATGATGCCCGCTTCTCCGCAGGGTTCATCGACGTCCTCGAAGAGGCTTGGACGGGGCTCGCGACCCAAGCCGCATGA